The following proteins are encoded in a genomic region of Acidobacteriota bacterium:
- the folD gene encoding bifunctional methylenetetrahydrofolate dehydrogenase/methenyltetrahydrofolate cyclohydrolase FolD produces the protein MAARLLDGKELARKIRREVSARAAAFAARAGRPPGLAVVLVGDDPASAVYVRNKERAARRAGFRSEVVRLPADVGREDLLSRVRALGESPEIDGLLVQLPLPEHLDPAEVQRAVPPAKDVDGFHPENAGRLLLGQPGGLVPCTPRGALALIELAGARLEGSRAVVVGRSNIVGKPLALLLLARHATVTLCHSRTPDLASECRRADVLVSAVGRPGLITAEHVKPGAVVIDVGINRITDPGLASRLLAGQPDRLARFEETGSALVGDVDFPSVREVAGALTPVPGGVGPLTVAMLLDNTLLAAEAAARR, from the coding sequence GTGGCAGCACGGTTGCTCGACGGGAAGGAGCTGGCCCGGAAGATCCGGCGGGAGGTGAGCGCACGGGCGGCGGCGTTCGCCGCGCGGGCGGGGCGTCCTCCGGGGCTCGCGGTGGTCCTCGTCGGTGACGATCCGGCCAGCGCGGTGTACGTGCGCAACAAGGAGCGGGCCGCCCGTCGCGCCGGTTTCCGCTCCGAAGTGGTGCGGTTGCCGGCCGACGTCGGCCGCGAGGATCTCCTGTCGCGCGTGCGGGCCCTCGGCGAGTCCCCGGAGATCGACGGTCTGCTCGTCCAGCTGCCCCTGCCGGAGCATCTGGATCCCGCGGAGGTGCAGCGCGCCGTGCCACCCGCCAAGGACGTCGATGGCTTCCATCCCGAAAACGCGGGCCGCCTGCTGCTCGGTCAGCCGGGTGGGCTCGTCCCCTGCACGCCGCGGGGCGCCCTCGCGCTCATCGAGCTGGCGGGCGCGCGGCTGGAAGGGTCGCGGGCGGTGGTGGTGGGCCGGTCGAACATCGTGGGCAAGCCGCTGGCGCTGCTGCTTCTGGCGAGGCACGCCACGGTCACGCTCTGCCACTCCCGGACGCCGGACCTGGCGTCCGAGTGCCGCCGGGCGGACGTGCTCGTCTCGGCGGTGGGCCGACCGGGCCTGATCACCGCGGAGCACGTCAAGCCGGGGGCGGTGGTGATCGACGTGGGCATCAACCGCATCACCGATCCCGGACTCGCGTCGCGTCTGCTCGCCGGGCAACCGGACCGGCTCGCGCGTTTCGAGGAGACGGGAAGCGCGCTGGTCGGGGACGTGGACTTTCCCTCCGTGCGCGAGGTGGCGGGCGCGCTGACGCCCGTGCCGGGAGGCGTGGGACCTCTGACCGTGGCCATGTTGCTGGACAACACGCTGCTCGCCGCCGAAGCGGCCGCCCGCCGATGA
- a CDS encoding dephospho-CoA kinase, with product MSAERSGRGPLRVGLTGGIGSGKSTVAALLRAHGLPVVDADEIVHELLAPGGAAVPPVLAAFGDAVRAPDGGVDRKALGRIVFGDAAARRRLEAIVHPLVAEASRERLRTAAERSPGGVVVYDAALLVETGRYEEFDRLVVVTAPREAQIARIAERDGLSRKEAEARVAAQMPLEEKVRLADYVIDNGGPPEKTAEQTRHLVRRLLEDAAALAAGLPLPKRK from the coding sequence ATGAGCGCGGAGCGTTCCGGCCGGGGCCCGCTCCGCGTCGGCCTGACCGGCGGGATCGGCAGCGGGAAGAGCACGGTCGCCGCCCTTCTCCGGGCCCACGGCTTGCCGGTGGTGGACGCCGACGAGATCGTCCACGAGCTGCTCGCGCCGGGGGGAGCGGCCGTCCCGCCCGTCCTCGCCGCCTTCGGCGACGCGGTGCGGGCCCCGGACGGGGGTGTCGACCGGAAAGCGCTGGGACGGATCGTCTTCGGCGATGCCGCGGCGAGGCGCCGTCTCGAAGCGATCGTCCATCCCCTGGTGGCCGAGGCGAGCCGGGAGCGGCTCCGGACCGCGGCCGAGCGCTCGCCGGGAGGTGTCGTCGTCTACGATGCCGCCTTGCTCGTGGAGACCGGCCGGTACGAGGAGTTCGATCGTCTCGTCGTCGTGACCGCGCCGCGAGAGGCTCAGATCGCGCGGATCGCGGAGCGCGACGGGCTCTCGCGGAAGGAAGCGGAGGCGCGGGTGGCCGCGCAGATGCCGCTCGAGGAGAAGGTTCGCCTCGCCGACTACGTGATCGACAACGGTGGACCGCCCGAGAAAACGGCCGAGCAGACCCGACACCTGGTGCGCCGGCTGTTGGAGGACGCGGCGGCCCTGGCGGCGGGTCTCCCCCTGCCGAAGCGGAAGTGA